The Podospora pseudocomata strain CBS 415.72m chromosome 1 map unlocalized CBS415.72m_1, whole genome shotgun sequence genome has a segment encoding these proteins:
- a CDS encoding uncharacterized protein (EggNog:ENOG503P3MJ; COG:S) — protein sequence MARPGGGDEHPPFPFPGGLYYPAKRRTIDIDADDYDDLYREQSRIKRPRYIQYAQYADTVAYQLAVEPNDHITNNLNLVGAAGAGGGGGERVADLPLLSHPHPHHPYSPPGDPRPHHSHIRSRPSLSPDRSVSAPAPMERTVSGLSIRPDPTESHDRCGSMELLEDAAAAQRVREHLANFTRRNPDSKHERILRSIINPRGRHSELQPLDNDSLESIFSAANEIFFNGRLSQRVRWDWSDESSTRYDCRVIGTTALRKKIDKGGRGFETLIVLSSTILRDKRYNCRRLLISTFLHELIHCYLFICCGFRARWEGGHTRGFREIAEIVDEWAGEGSRLYLGRVEADLELFRVEGSEEAADGYFAHRRGRQGSQYPCSGMPEQHQESYGGTQEVVKFQGGQDFVQIFPEDHNRGRSIGRSPSRRTDSSNVWWRQQRTVRPSPLFITYGAGGGGVSYGADEDDYIYPS from the coding sequence GGCGGTCTGTATTACCCAGCCAAGCGGCGTACCATCGACATCGATGCCGACGATTACGATGACCTATACCGCGAACAGTCTCGCATCAAGAGGCCAAGATACATACAATATGCCCAATATGCCGACACCGTTGCCTATCAATTGGCCGTGGAACCCAAcgaccacatcaccaacaacctgaACCTAGTTGGAGCAgcgggagctggaggaggcgggggagaaaGGGTTGCGGATTTGCCACTCCTGTCCCacccacaccctcaccatccatATTCTCCCCCGGGCgacccccgcccccaccactcccacatCCGTTCCCGACCGTCCCTGTCCCCTGACCGTTCGGTCTCGGCTCCGGCCCCTATGGAACGGACGGTCTCGGGTCTCTCCATCCGCCCGGACCCCACAGAATCTCACGACCGTTGTGGTTCTATGGAACTTCTCGAAGACGCAGCAGCTGCCCAACGAGTTCGCGAGCACCTCGCCAACTTCACTCGACGCAACCCGGATTCAAAGCACGAACGAATTCTCAGGTCGATTATCAACCCCCGGGGTAGGCATAGCGAACTCCAACCGCTTGACAACGACTCGCTAGAATCCATCTTTAGTGCCGCCAACGAGATCTTCTTCAACGGACGTCTAAGtcagagggtgaggtgggatTGGTCCGATGAATCAAGTACGAGGTATGACTGTCGGGTTATTGGGACGACTGCActgaggaagaagattgacaagggagggagagggttcGAGACTTTGATCGTGCTGAGCTCGACGATACTCAGGGACAAGAGGTATAACTGCCGAAGGTTGTTGATCAGCACGTTCTTGCATGAGCTGATACACTGCTATTTGTTCATCTGCTGCGGTTTCAGAGCCAGATGGGAGGGAGGCCATACGAGAGGGTTCAGGGAGATTGCCGAGATTGTGGACGAGTGGGCGGGTGAAGGCAGTCGGTTGtatttggggagggtggaggccGACTTGGAGTTGTTTAGGGTTGAGGGTTCAGAGGAAGCGGCTGATGGTTATTTTGCCCATCGAAGGGGTCGGCAAGGCAGCCAGTATCCATGCTCTGGGATGCCGGAACAACATCAAGAATCCTATGGTGGCACTCAAGAGGTGGTCAAATTCCAAGGAGGCCAGGACTTTGTCCAGATCTTTCCTGAGGATCACAACCGTGGGAGGAGCATTGGGAGAAGCCCCAGCCGCCGAACAGACAGCAGCAATGTCTGGTGGCGACAGCAGAGGACTGTGAGGCCTAGCCCGCTGTTCATCACATATGGtgcgggcggtggtggcgtcAGCTACGGCGCAGACGAGGACGACTACATTTATCCTTCATGA
- a CDS encoding uncharacterized protein (COG:S; EggNog:ENOG503NXKR), with protein sequence MSPSAGGVLATAALRALRKNLASTSKMVAKLVRSKLAATRATVAELQPIAIRSNPRQPIHPAAFLRQQKRAGGSKWYSTANFNAAVRRYLSTGNAGQSNAGGFRFDRSKLPISNTSRAVTQLTSRAPFASTLRPNLTGGALPRTAGGYAMPGCGRTGGARFFSHTPAAPAQVVQNVSQAMRAFWLSGQRARYDGLGPNGEKRYRAVGATQEAARARMGYTPRNAPGSFIDFQVGPTITALSPLGAALPLGAAAAKGATTLNKEGFLDVLSVDFARVLKDLAAVMTDLKKVADLGDLPIALEKGNVLRIRFPGVDAQTVERLCDDIGVQRGVIGQDPDFDASAGVPVALRFPFAPGGSCANTITSPGGSLRSHDSESSDIEEAFFVKEIEENPWHLSSLEDYEEGYESATPLDLGSSNSGDYEGLEGIYRFIEECDRAKGLL encoded by the coding sequence ATGTCTCCGTCCGCCGGAGGCGTGCTGGCTACGGCCGCACTGCGAGCACTTCGAAAGAATCTCGCAAGCACCTCCAAAATGGTGGCCAAGCTCGTCCGCTCCAAGCTCGCCGCCACCCGAGCCACTGTTGCCGAACTTCAACCCATCGCCATTCGAAGCAACCCGCGCCAGCCTATTCACCCTGCGGCCTTTCTGCGTCAGCAAAAGCGCGCCGGAGGATCAAAGTGGTATTCTACTGCCAACTTCAACGCTGCCGTTCGTCGTTACCTCAGCACCGGCAATGCCGGTCAATCGAATGCCGGTGGCTTCCGCTTTGATCGTTCCAAGcttcccatctccaacacTTCCCGAGCTGTAACCCAGCTCACCTCTCGGGCACCATTTGCATCCACTCTTCGCCCCAATCTCACCGGTGGTGCTCTTCCAAGAACAGCTGGAGGATATGCGATGCCTGGTTGTGGACGAACTGGAGGAGCGCGATTCTTCAGCCATACTCCCGCGGCTCCGGCTCAGGTGGTTCAGAATGTGAGCCAAGCCATGAGGGCTTTCTGGCTTTCTGGTCAGCGGGCAAGATACGACGGTCTTGGACCCAACGGCGAGAAGAGGTATCGAGCTGTAGGTGCTACTCAGGAGGCAGCGCGTGCTCGCATGGGTTACACCCCTCGAAATGCCCCTGGATCATTCATCGACTTCCAGGTTGGTCCCACGATCACCGCTCTCAGCCCTCTCGGTGCTGCTCTTCCCCTCGGAGCTGCTGCCGCCAAGGGCGCTACCACCCTCAATAAGGAAGGCTTTCTAGACGTTCTGTCCGTTGACTTCGCGCGTGTCCTCAAGGATCTCGCCGCCGTCATGACTGATCTGAAGAAAGTGGCTGACCTGGGGGACCTACCAATCGCATTGGAAAAGGGCAACGTTCTGAGGATACGATTCCCAGGTGTCGACGCGCAAACGGTTGAACGCTTGTGTGATGACATCGGTGTCCAACGGGGCGTTATTGGGCAGGACCCAGACTTTGATGCCAGTGCCGGGGTGCCAGTCGCGCTTCGGTTCCCTTTTGCACCAGGTGGAAGCTGTGCTAATACAATAACTTCCCCTGGGGGATCGCTTCGGTCACACGATTCCGAGTCTTCAGATATCGAAGAGGCATTCTTTGTGAAGGAGATCGAAGAGAACCCTTGGCACTTGTCCTCGCTGGAAGATTATGAAGAAGGCTATGAGAGTGCCACGCCACTTGATCTTGGTTCGAGCAACTCAGGGGATTATGAAGGACTCGAAGGCATATACCGCTTCATTGAAGAGTGCGATCGAGCAAAGGGGTTACTCTGA
- a CDS encoding uncharacterized protein (EggNog:ENOG503PFM4; COG:S), which produces MGSNTSRPRRCQVVAMPPETITIRNLTITPLELTLVERLEPPPAFIVLPQESNLGLNNITRMIAGRGGRSSPASSNNNSGCNNPFHHNPKPRLVTASQALSVPLAPFTESPTTVFPPSDDCHHQGEQLRLTFSETTCPSNRYTCEIPGLSEESIELVFIGENNATAKEITAIYLPHVPYLALFSSAQLASWMSKLPDEIPLSSLSIPGTHNSATCHVALPSVRCQAVTVTEQLDNGVRFLDVRVNCPNLDVDQPERPELALVHAAFPVALSGARYLSGLLEEVYCFLEERPTETVMMSLKREGTGRGGDQLFGKILRKWYLGSDRWYTKGRIPSLGEARGKVVLVRRFCCEELGEEEGGIDGSVWPDNVADGVCGSGKIRIQDFYEVGRVDQIESKIDYACRELERSARMCLRLPCGVEELRAQREEMPLYINFLSASSFFNSSLWPDRIAGKVNPRMVEYLCRNHAVEGKGSLGDKVVGDAATGVVVTDWVGHGGDWDLVRCIVGWNARLQLKI; this is translated from the coding sequence atggGTTCCAACACCTCCCGTCCCCGACGCTGCCAGGTAGTAGCCATGCCCCCCGAAACAATCACCATCCgcaacctcaccatcacacccCTGGAGCTCACGCTCGTAGAGCGCCTCGAGCCACCACCCGCCttcatcgtcctcccccaGGAGAGCAACCTCGGGCTGAATAACATCACCCGCATGATCGCCGGCCGGGGAGGCCgttcctcccccgcctcttccaacaacaactccGGAtgcaacaaccccttccaccacaacccaaaACCCCGGCTCGTAACCGCCAGCCAGGCCCTCTCCGTCCCCTTGGCGCCCTTTACGGAATCCCCAACGACCGTCTTCCCCCCGTCAGAcgactgccaccaccaagggGAGCAACTCCGTCTCACCTTTTCAGAAACAACCTGCCCATCCAACAGATACACCTGCGAAATACCGGGCTTATCCGAAGAATCCATCGAGCTGGTTTTTATCGGTGAGAACAATGCCACGGCCAAGGAGATTACCGCGATTTACCTCCCTCATGTGCCTTACCTCGCCCTGTTTTCCTCTGCGCAGCTTGCGAGCTGGATGTCAAAACTGCCGGATGAGATACCGCTCAGTTCGCTGAGCATACCCGGCACGCACAACAGTGCTACATGTCATGTGGCCTTGCCTAGCGTGCGATGCCAGGCGGTGACCGTGACGGAGCAGCTGGACAATGGGGTTAGGTTTTTGGACGTGAGGGTCAACTGCCCTAATTTGGATGTCGACCAGCCCGAGAGGCCGGAGCTGGCGTTGGTGCATGCTGCTTTTCCTGTTGCGCTGAGCGGGGCGAGGTATTTGAGTgggttgctggaggaggtttaTTGTTTTCTAGAGGAGAGGCCAACGGagacggtgatgatgtcactgaaaagggaggggacggggagggggggtgatCAGTTGTTTGGGAAGATTTTGAGAAAGTGGTATCTGGGGAGTGATAGGTGGTATACGAAGGGGAGGATACCCAGTctgggggaggcgagggggaaggtggtgcTTGTCAGGAGGTTTTGTTgtgaggagctgggggaggaggagggggggattgATGGGTCAGTATGGCCGGATAATGTGGCGGATGGGGTTTGCGGTTCGGGGAAGATCAGGATACAGGATTTTTatgaggttgggagggtggacCAGATTGAGAGCAAGATTGACTATGCTTGtcgggagctggagaggtcgGCGAGGATGTGCTTGAGGTTGCCGTgtggggtggaggagttgagggcacagagggaggagatgccgCTTTATATCAACTTTTTGTCAGCGTCGAGCTTTTTCAATTCGAGTCTTTGGCCGGATCGTATTGCGGGAAAGGTCAATCCGAGGATGGTTGAGTATCTTTGTCGGAACCATGCtgtggaagggaaggggagtttgggggataaggtggtgggggatgcggcgactggggtggtggtgacggatTGGGTTGGGCATGGGGGTGATTGGGATTTGGTGAGGTGTATTGTCGGGTGGAATGCCAGGTTGCAGCTGAAGATCTAG
- a CDS encoding uncharacterized protein (EggNog:ENOG503P6Y9), with the protein MRFSALAIAALATSATAFPTLGSIFSRQAEKACMTEAEAKEIVDIYVRLISNYQPEDCEKYCASDFVDRSDSINTFIFRPLGEPTFATKEIFMEAQLSNPPFPVVVDVVDAVACEAIALRWHATFGAANLPSRGITIIGTTKREGHWQIRSLDLEFNSLIWLLNMGGSYVWEG; encoded by the coding sequence atgCGCTTCTCCGCTCTTgccatcgccgccctcgccaccTCGGCGACGGCCTTTCCCACCTTGGGCTCAATCTTCTCCCGCCAGGCTGAAAAGGCCTGCATGACTGAGGCTGAAGCCAAGGAAATCGTCGACATCTATGTCCGCCTCATCTCCAACTACCAGCCTGAGGACTGCGAGAAGTACTGCGCTTCCGACTTTGTCGACCGCTCCGACAGCATCAACACCTTCATCTTCCGCCCTCTCGGCGAGCCCACCTTCGCGACCAAGGAGATCTTCATGGAGGCGCAACTCTCcaaccctcccttccctgTTGTTGTCGACGTGGTCGACGCCGTCGCCTGCGAGGCCATTGCGCTCCGCTGGCACGCTACCTTCGGCGCCGCCAACCTGCCCAGCAGAGGTATCACCATCATCGGTACCACCAAGCGCGAGGGTCACTGGCAAATCAGGAGCCTCGACCTCGAGTTCAACAGCCTGATCTGGCTCCTCAACATGGGCGGCTCCTACGTGTGGGAGGGCTAA